A region from the Tachyglossus aculeatus isolate mTacAcu1 chromosome X2, mTacAcu1.pri, whole genome shotgun sequence genome encodes:
- the LOC119949362 gene encoding GEM-interacting protein isoform X2: MEGAETGFQLQAEGVEGRKRYSEIFRSLDALEISLGNVAVEMLVGEPPPTSPTLTEHQQPEDVGTEEMPAETLPRSSPSEGGTGPDSLAAKEADESLLQSPGGVEAALGYAKLWSKYVKELLSWSEKRAVYELEFSRNIMKIAEAGRAFVLQQPLAAKRNEVEKWRKEFKEQWQREQKRMNDAVLALRRSRLNYQQRCEDLERAKQQSSRADEDRLGAAHTPQPRDPHSGGTTSKQQERRRRSREEAQAKVAESEAVYRTCVVEANCRKQHLENARKRIVSHVRKLVLQGDEVLKRATMNLFGLREHQGVQIPKGFQALSECCEPYQPGQRYLDFARMQHPVEPGPCPSLPPAFCFEEYVPMATSSPVDHRKRPVTPATLTAIRRPSASVEQSGSAGESQGARDLSWSCGDSDSLGGSNESRSLDSPTSSPGPGPRRLLKAPSTGTMSSDDFDDRDSGQTADADLGDGLGDGVSWPFKKLPLSSAAQTHRLRRLRGPAKCKECDTFMVSGAECEECSLTCHKRCLETLLITCGHRKLPARIPLFGVDFLELPRDCPGDVPFLVTKCTAEIEQRALDVQGIYRVSGAKARVERLCQALENGQELVELSENSPHDITSVLKHFFKELSGPVIPFHLYNAFISLAKELPASREPPGAVVSDCVRTLRQLLNQLPDSNYNTLKHLMAHLSKVAGRFEENKMSANNLGIVFGPTLLRPPGGSGTGELSMACLLDSGHQAQLVEFLILTYELVFGPDQPPSVPSGTPIQAGISESDGAQTSTKLCTVKLDPSNPVTELAPGDTKSPPEGEEEDPSPALMEPELDPDTSLGTQPRGHFSRQPVKYSRVGTGGSPAKIRPVIHHLSSLALVTSQMGNVTPEVPETHGQTLEQRPQGNLKNRVGAGPSTSPEPGEGTPRKAGGKHFEITQETARLLAQFQVGGEAGAPESEDICL, encoded by the exons ATGGAGGGAGCCGAGACGG GTTTCCAGTTGCaggcagagggagtggagggCAGGAAGCGATACAGCGAGATCTTCCGGAGCCTGGATGCCCTGGAGATCTCCCTGGGCAACGT GGCTGTGGAGATGTTGGTGGGAGAGCCCCCTCCCACTAGCCCCACACTCACCGAACACCAGCAGCCTGAGGATGTTGGGACCGAGGAGATG CCTGCAGAGACCCTCCCTAGGAGCAGCCCCAGTGAGGGGGGGACAGGTCCAGACAGTCTTGCAG CAAAGGAAGCTGATGAATCCCTCCTCCAGAGccctgggggtgtggaggctgCACTGGGCTATGCCAAGTTGTGGAGCAAATACGTGAAGGAACTTTTGAGCTGGAGCGAGAAGCGGGCTGTTTATG AGTTGGAGTTTTCCAGGAACATCATGAAGATTGCTGAGGCTGGTAGAGCGTTCGTCCTGCAGCAG ccACTGGCAGCCAAACGGAACGAGGTGGAGAAGTGGAGGAAAGAGTTCAAGGAGCAATGGCAGCGGGAGCAGAAGAGGATG AACGACGCGGTCCTGGCGCTGCGCCGGTCCCGCTTAAACTATCAGCAGCGCTGTGAGGACCTGGAGCGGGCCAAGCAGCAGAGCTCCCGGGCCGACGAGGACCGTCTGGGGGCCGCCCACACCCCGCAACCCCGGGACCCCCACTCTGGAGGCACCACCAGCAAACAGCAGGAACGGCGGCGGCGGTCACGAGAGGAGGCTCAGGCTaag GTCGCGGAGTCGGAGGCGGTATACCGGACCTGCGTGGTGGAGGCCAACTGTCGGAAGCAGCATCTGGAGAACGCAAGGAAGCGGATTGTGTCCCATGTGCGGAAGCTGGTGCTGCAGGGTGATGAGGTGCTCAAGAGG GCAACGATGAACCTGTTTGGGTTGCGAGAGCACCAGGGGGTCCAGATCCCCAAGGGCTTCCAGGCGCTGAGTGAGTGCTGCGAGCCGTACCAGCCGGGACAGCGCTACCTGGACTTTGCGCGTATGCAGCATCCGGTCGAAccaggcccctgcccctcccttccccctgccttctgCTTCGAGGAGTATGTGCCCATGGCAACCAG CTCTCCCGTGGACCATCGGAAGCGGCCTGTGACTCCAGCGACCCTGACAGCCATCCGAAGGCCCAGTGCCTCTGTAGAGCAGAGCGGCTCAGCAGGAGAGAGCCAGG GGGCCCGAGACCTCAGCTGGAGCTGTGGAGACTCAGACAGCCTGGGTGGGAGCAATGAGTCTCGGTCTCTGGACTCCCCAACGTCCAGCCCGG GCCCAGGCCCCCGCCGGCTGCTGAAGGCCCCATCCACTGGCACCATGTCCTCTGACGACTTTGATGACAGGGACTCCGGTCAGACGGCTGACGCTG ATCTGGGGGACGGGCTGGGGGATGGAGTCTCCTGGCCCTTTAAGAAGCTCCCGCTGTCTAGCGCAGCCCAGACACACCGGCTGCGGCGGCTGCGGGGTCCAGCCAAGTGCAAAGAGTGTGACACCTTCATGGTCAGCGGTGCTGAGTGTGAGGAG TGCTCTCTGACCTGCCACAAGCGCTGCCTGGAGACACTGCTCATCACCTGTGGCCATAGGAAACTCCCTGCCCGCATCCCCCTCTTCGGCGTTGACTTCCTGGAGCTGCCCCGGGACTGTCCTGGGGATGTGCCCTTCCTGGTTACTAAATGCACGGCTGAGATTGAGCAACGGGCTCTGGACGTCCAG GGCATTTACCGGGTGAGTGGGGCCAAGGCACGGGTGGAGcggctgtgccaggcactggagaacGGCCAGGAACTGGTGGAACTTTCGGAGAATTCTCCGCACGACATAACCAGCGTCCTTAAGCACTTCTTCAAGGAG CTCTCAGGCCCTGTGATCCCCTTCCACCTCTACAACGCCTTCATATCTCTGGCCAAAGAGCTGCCAGCTTCCAGGGAGCCCCCCGGGGCTGTGGTATCTGATTGCGTGCGGACTCTGCGACAGCTTCTGAACCAGCTACCCGACTCCAACTACAACACCCTGAAGCACCTGATGGCTCACCTGAGCAA GGTGGCTGGCCGGTTTGAGGAGAACAAGATGTCGGCCAACAACCTGGGCATTGTGTTTGGGCCGACACTGCTCCGGccgccgggaggcagtgggacagGGGAACTGTCCATGGCTTGTCTCCTGGACTCTGGACACCAGGCCCAGTTGGTGGAGTTCCTCATCCTCACTTATGAGCTCGTCTTTGGTCCAGACCAGCCCCCGTCTGTCCCATCTGGGACCCCCATTCAAGCTGGGATCTCCGAGTCTGATGGGGCTCAGACATCTACCAAG CTCTGTACTGTCAAACTGGACCCCAGCAACCCTGTCACTGAGCTGGCACCAGGGGACACCAAGAGCCccccagaaggagaggaggaag ATCCCAGCCCCGCCCTAATGGAGCCGGAGCTGGATCCTGACACTTCGCTGGGGACCCAGCCCCGGGGACACTTTAGCCGCCAGCCCGTGAAGTATTCCCGGGTGGGGACTGGAGGGTCTCCAGCCAAGATCCGGCCAGTCATCCACCATCTGTCCAGTCTGGCCCTGGTCACCTCCCAGATGGGCAACGTGACCCCTGAGGTCCCCGAGACACACGGTCAGACCCTGGAGCAGCGGCCACAGGGCAACCTGAAGAACCGGGTTGGGGCGGGTCCGAGCACCTCTCCAGAACCTGGGGAGGGGACCCCCCGCAAGGCTGGTGGAAAGCATTTTGAAATCACACAGGAGACTGCCCGACTTCTGGCCCAGTTCCAGgttgggggagaggctggagcccCGGAGTCCGAGGACATTTGCCTCTGA
- the LOC119949362 gene encoding GEM-interacting protein isoform X1 — MEGAETGFQLQAEGVEGRKRYSEIFRSLDALEISLGNVAVEMLVGEPPPTSPTLTEHQQPEDVGTEEMPAETLPRSSPSEGGTGPDSLAAKEADESLLQSPGGVEAALGYAKLWSKYVKELLSWSEKRAVYELEFSRNIMKIAEAGRAFVLQQSHMPLQYIYTMFLEHELGMGAQALETGGPLQRREYYQPLAAKRNEVEKWRKEFKEQWQREQKRMNDAVLALRRSRLNYQQRCEDLERAKQQSSRADEDRLGAAHTPQPRDPHSGGTTSKQQERRRRSREEAQAKVAESEAVYRTCVVEANCRKQHLENARKRIVSHVRKLVLQGDEVLKRATMNLFGLREHQGVQIPKGFQALSECCEPYQPGQRYLDFARMQHPVEPGPCPSLPPAFCFEEYVPMATSSPVDHRKRPVTPATLTAIRRPSASVEQSGSAGESQGARDLSWSCGDSDSLGGSNESRSLDSPTSSPGPGPRRLLKAPSTGTMSSDDFDDRDSGQTADADLGDGLGDGVSWPFKKLPLSSAAQTHRLRRLRGPAKCKECDTFMVSGAECEECSLTCHKRCLETLLITCGHRKLPARIPLFGVDFLELPRDCPGDVPFLVTKCTAEIEQRALDVQGIYRVSGAKARVERLCQALENGQELVELSENSPHDITSVLKHFFKELSGPVIPFHLYNAFISLAKELPASREPPGAVVSDCVRTLRQLLNQLPDSNYNTLKHLMAHLSKVAGRFEENKMSANNLGIVFGPTLLRPPGGSGTGELSMACLLDSGHQAQLVEFLILTYELVFGPDQPPSVPSGTPIQAGISESDGAQTSTKLCTVKLDPSNPVTELAPGDTKSPPEGEEEDPSPALMEPELDPDTSLGTQPRGHFSRQPVKYSRVGTGGSPAKIRPVIHHLSSLALVTSQMGNVTPEVPETHGQTLEQRPQGNLKNRVGAGPSTSPEPGEGTPRKAGGKHFEITQETARLLAQFQVGGEAGAPESEDICL, encoded by the exons ATGGAGGGAGCCGAGACGG GTTTCCAGTTGCaggcagagggagtggagggCAGGAAGCGATACAGCGAGATCTTCCGGAGCCTGGATGCCCTGGAGATCTCCCTGGGCAACGT GGCTGTGGAGATGTTGGTGGGAGAGCCCCCTCCCACTAGCCCCACACTCACCGAACACCAGCAGCCTGAGGATGTTGGGACCGAGGAGATG CCTGCAGAGACCCTCCCTAGGAGCAGCCCCAGTGAGGGGGGGACAGGTCCAGACAGTCTTGCAG CAAAGGAAGCTGATGAATCCCTCCTCCAGAGccctgggggtgtggaggctgCACTGGGCTATGCCAAGTTGTGGAGCAAATACGTGAAGGAACTTTTGAGCTGGAGCGAGAAGCGGGCTGTTTATG AGTTGGAGTTTTCCAGGAACATCATGAAGATTGCTGAGGCTGGTAGAGCGTTCGTCCTGCAGCAG AGCCACATGCCGCTGCAGTACATCTACACCATGTTTCTGGAGCATGAGCTGGGAATGGGGGCCCAGGCGCTCGAGACAGGGGGGCCCCTGCAGCGGAGGGAGTACTATCAG ccACTGGCAGCCAAACGGAACGAGGTGGAGAAGTGGAGGAAAGAGTTCAAGGAGCAATGGCAGCGGGAGCAGAAGAGGATG AACGACGCGGTCCTGGCGCTGCGCCGGTCCCGCTTAAACTATCAGCAGCGCTGTGAGGACCTGGAGCGGGCCAAGCAGCAGAGCTCCCGGGCCGACGAGGACCGTCTGGGGGCCGCCCACACCCCGCAACCCCGGGACCCCCACTCTGGAGGCACCACCAGCAAACAGCAGGAACGGCGGCGGCGGTCACGAGAGGAGGCTCAGGCTaag GTCGCGGAGTCGGAGGCGGTATACCGGACCTGCGTGGTGGAGGCCAACTGTCGGAAGCAGCATCTGGAGAACGCAAGGAAGCGGATTGTGTCCCATGTGCGGAAGCTGGTGCTGCAGGGTGATGAGGTGCTCAAGAGG GCAACGATGAACCTGTTTGGGTTGCGAGAGCACCAGGGGGTCCAGATCCCCAAGGGCTTCCAGGCGCTGAGTGAGTGCTGCGAGCCGTACCAGCCGGGACAGCGCTACCTGGACTTTGCGCGTATGCAGCATCCGGTCGAAccaggcccctgcccctcccttccccctgccttctgCTTCGAGGAGTATGTGCCCATGGCAACCAG CTCTCCCGTGGACCATCGGAAGCGGCCTGTGACTCCAGCGACCCTGACAGCCATCCGAAGGCCCAGTGCCTCTGTAGAGCAGAGCGGCTCAGCAGGAGAGAGCCAGG GGGCCCGAGACCTCAGCTGGAGCTGTGGAGACTCAGACAGCCTGGGTGGGAGCAATGAGTCTCGGTCTCTGGACTCCCCAACGTCCAGCCCGG GCCCAGGCCCCCGCCGGCTGCTGAAGGCCCCATCCACTGGCACCATGTCCTCTGACGACTTTGATGACAGGGACTCCGGTCAGACGGCTGACGCTG ATCTGGGGGACGGGCTGGGGGATGGAGTCTCCTGGCCCTTTAAGAAGCTCCCGCTGTCTAGCGCAGCCCAGACACACCGGCTGCGGCGGCTGCGGGGTCCAGCCAAGTGCAAAGAGTGTGACACCTTCATGGTCAGCGGTGCTGAGTGTGAGGAG TGCTCTCTGACCTGCCACAAGCGCTGCCTGGAGACACTGCTCATCACCTGTGGCCATAGGAAACTCCCTGCCCGCATCCCCCTCTTCGGCGTTGACTTCCTGGAGCTGCCCCGGGACTGTCCTGGGGATGTGCCCTTCCTGGTTACTAAATGCACGGCTGAGATTGAGCAACGGGCTCTGGACGTCCAG GGCATTTACCGGGTGAGTGGGGCCAAGGCACGGGTGGAGcggctgtgccaggcactggagaacGGCCAGGAACTGGTGGAACTTTCGGAGAATTCTCCGCACGACATAACCAGCGTCCTTAAGCACTTCTTCAAGGAG CTCTCAGGCCCTGTGATCCCCTTCCACCTCTACAACGCCTTCATATCTCTGGCCAAAGAGCTGCCAGCTTCCAGGGAGCCCCCCGGGGCTGTGGTATCTGATTGCGTGCGGACTCTGCGACAGCTTCTGAACCAGCTACCCGACTCCAACTACAACACCCTGAAGCACCTGATGGCTCACCTGAGCAA GGTGGCTGGCCGGTTTGAGGAGAACAAGATGTCGGCCAACAACCTGGGCATTGTGTTTGGGCCGACACTGCTCCGGccgccgggaggcagtgggacagGGGAACTGTCCATGGCTTGTCTCCTGGACTCTGGACACCAGGCCCAGTTGGTGGAGTTCCTCATCCTCACTTATGAGCTCGTCTTTGGTCCAGACCAGCCCCCGTCTGTCCCATCTGGGACCCCCATTCAAGCTGGGATCTCCGAGTCTGATGGGGCTCAGACATCTACCAAG CTCTGTACTGTCAAACTGGACCCCAGCAACCCTGTCACTGAGCTGGCACCAGGGGACACCAAGAGCCccccagaaggagaggaggaag ATCCCAGCCCCGCCCTAATGGAGCCGGAGCTGGATCCTGACACTTCGCTGGGGACCCAGCCCCGGGGACACTTTAGCCGCCAGCCCGTGAAGTATTCCCGGGTGGGGACTGGAGGGTCTCCAGCCAAGATCCGGCCAGTCATCCACCATCTGTCCAGTCTGGCCCTGGTCACCTCCCAGATGGGCAACGTGACCCCTGAGGTCCCCGAGACACACGGTCAGACCCTGGAGCAGCGGCCACAGGGCAACCTGAAGAACCGGGTTGGGGCGGGTCCGAGCACCTCTCCAGAACCTGGGGAGGGGACCCCCCGCAAGGCTGGTGGAAAGCATTTTGAAATCACACAGGAGACTGCCCGACTTCTGGCCCAGTTCCAGgttgggggagaggctggagcccCGGAGTCCGAGGACATTTGCCTCTGA